In Nilaparvata lugens isolate BPH chromosome 5, ASM1435652v1, whole genome shotgun sequence, the following proteins share a genomic window:
- the LOC111060845 gene encoding tubulin beta chain, translating to MREICHLQAGQCGNQIGAKFWEVISDEHGIDPTGTYHGDSDLQLERINVYYNEATGGKYVPRAILVDLEPGTMDSVRSGPFGQIFRPDNFVFGQSGAGNNWAKGHYTEGAELVDSILDVVRKEAESCDCLQGFQLTHSLGGGTGAVEHSLQTSLPINSFLNYVSDTVVEPYNATLSVHQLVENTDETFCIDNEALYDICFRTLKLTTPTYGDLNHLVSATMSGITTCLRFPGQLNSDLRKLAVNMVPFPRLHFFMPGFAPLTSRGSQQYRALTVPELVQQMFDAKNMMAACDPRHGRYLTVAAIFRGRMSMREVDEQMLNVQNKNSTYFVEWIPNNCKTAVCDIPPRGLKMASTFIGNTTAIQELFKRVAEQFAAMYKRKAFLHWYTGEGMDEMEFTEAESNLTDLVAEFQQYQEASAEEEGEFDEEEEGGEEA from the exons ATGCGTGAAATTTGCCATCTCCAAGCTGGCCAATGCGGTAATCAGATAGGAGCTAAG TTTTGGGAAGTGATATCTGACGAGCATGGAATAGACCCTACTGGAACTTATCACGGTGATTCAGATCTCCAATTGGAAAGAATTAATGTCTATTATAATGAAGCGACAG GTGGGAAGTACGTGCCGCGAGCCATTCTGGTGGACCTGGAGCCCGGCACGATGGACTCTGTGCGCTCGGGTCCGTTTGGACAGATATTTCGGCCGGACAACTTTGTGTTTGGTCAGAGTGGAGCCGGCAACAACTGGGCCAAAGGCCACTACACTGAGGGCGCCGAACTGGTCGACTCCATTCTTGATGTTGTTCGCAAAGAGGCTGAGTCCTGTGACTGTTTGCAG GGTTTTCAATTGACACATTCTTTGGGAGGAGGAACTGGAGCTGTTGAGCACTCTCTTCAAACTTCACTACCTAtcaattcttttttgaattac GTATCCGACACAGTAGTTGAGCCGTACAACGCAACCCTGTCGGTGCATCAGCTTGTGGAGAACACAGACGAAACTTTCTGCATAGACAATGAAGCGCTGTACGACATCTGCTTCAGAACGCTGAAACTGACGACGCCGACCTACGGTGACCTGAATCATTTGGTGTCGGCCACGATGTCGGGCATAACCACCTGTCTGAGGTTTCCCGGCCAGCTCAACTCTGACCTGCGGAAGCTTGCAGTGAACATGGTGCCGTTCCCTCGTTTGCATTTCTTCATGCCAGGGTTTGCTCCGTTGACATCGAGGGGAAGTCAGCAGTATCGGGCGCTGACTGTACCTGAACTGGTTCAACAGATGTTTGATGCCAAAAACATGATGGCCGCCTGTGATCCCAGGCATGGAAGATACCTTACAGTTGCAGCCATATTTAGAGGAAGAATGTCGATGAGGGAGGTCGATGAACAAATGCTCAACGTTCAAAACAAAAACTCCACATACTTTGTAGAGTGGATCCCGAACAATTGCAAAACAGCAGTCTGTGATATTCCTCCGCGGGGACTGAAAATGGCTTCCACGTTTATCGGCAACACAACCGCCATTCAGGAGCTCTTTAAACGTGTCGCAGAACAGTTTGCTGCCATGTACAAACGCAAGGCTTTCCTCCATTGGTACACGGGCGAAGGCATGGATGAAATGGAGTTCACTGAAGCAGAATCCAACCTAACTGATTTGGTGGCTGAGTTTCAACAGTACCAGGAGGCCAGCGCTGAGGAGGAGGGAGAGTTCGACGAGGAGGAAGAGGGAGGAGAGGAGGCTTGA